The following nucleotide sequence is from Bacteroidota bacterium.
AACAATTAGGCGGTACGCGCTTTTTCGACCGCATTGATTGCGACCTCGATTTTGAGGAGGCAGCACAACAATGGATTGAAGCTTCTATTAAAAAGTATGCTACAGAGAACCTGCCAGCTGAGTTAGAAGGCATTACTTTAAACTCAAGACAAGTTTTAATTTCAGAAGCAAACTTCAACAAAGAAAAGCCTTTTCAGGCAACCGTGCTTACAAAACAACTGGTTACCGGTCTTGGTTCAGGCAAAGAAGTGTATCACTACGAAATTTCATTGGAAGACTCTGGTTTAAAGTATACTCCGGGTGATTCTCTTGGGGTTTACAGCTCCAACCATCCAGAGATGGTGGACCTGGTGCTCAGGCACAGTAAGTTGAACGAACAGGAAAAAATTCAGATTGGTGATAAAGAAAAAACCATCCGCGAAGCCCTCACGCACCATTACGAACTTACCCGCCTTACTCCGCCTCTTGTTAAGGCCTGGGCTGTGCTTGCTGAAAGTGAAAAGCTCCACAGCTTTTTACAGGATTCGAAAAAGCTGGAAGAATTTACCTGGGGACGCGATGTGTTGGACCTTTTTGAATTGTTTCCCATACAATTCGATGCAAAAACCCTGTTATCTACCTTACGGAAATTGCAACCAAGGCTATATTCCATTGCATCCAGCCAAAAATCAAACCCCGACGAAGTTCACATTACCGTTTCGGCTGTTAAATATCAATACAATCAACGTAACCGCTTTGGGGTTTGCTCCACCTACCTGTCGGACCAAATACAGGAAGACAGTTTATTACCGATTTACATCGATGAAAACATCAGCTTTCGCTTACCCAAAGACCCTTCTGTGCCTATTGTAATGATTGGTGCAGGCACCGGTGTAGCTCCTTTCAGGGCTTTTATGCAGGAAAGAGCACTCAATGCATCAGGCGGTAAAAACTGGCTCTTCTTTGGCGACCGCAATTTTGCGACCGATTTCCTGTACCAGACCGAATGGCAAAAATGGCATCTGCAAAAACAACTCAACCGTATCGATCTGGCCTTTTCGCGCGACCAGGCAGAGAAAGTTTACGTGCAACATAAGATTCTGAAACAATCGAAAGAATTTTATAAATGGATTCAGGATGGAGCTCACATCTATATCTGTGGCGATAAAAACTCAATGGCTCGCGATGTAAAACAGTCAATTTTGCAAGTAATTGAATCGGAAGGTGGATTGAAATCAGAGAAAGCAGAAGCGTATTTCAATCAACTGCGAAAAGAAAACAGGCTACAGGAAGATGTGTATTAAGCCATACCAGGCTTCTCTATGTAAAAGACTTAAGAATATAAAAAATGAGCCAACAAGAAATAAAACTATCGCCCGTCGAAGGTATTAAAACCAGGAGTAATTATCTGCGTGGCACCATTCGCGAAAGCCTGATTGATGAAATAACAGGCAGTATTGCTGCCGATGATACCCAATTAATCAAGTTTCATGGCATTTACCAACAAACAGCACGAGAACTTGAAGCAGAGCGTAAAAAACAAAAGCTCGAACCCTTGTATTCGTTTATGATAAGGGTGCGCCTGCCAGGGGGGTTCTCTACACCTCAGCAATGGCTCGAGATGGACCGCCTTTCGGATACCTATGCCAATGGCACCCTGAAACTAACCACCCGACAAGCTTTTCAATTTCACGGGGTTTTTAAAAAAGTGCTTAAACAACATATCCGGGAAATTAACAATTCCCTTCTCGATACCATTGCTGCCTGTGGCGATGTAAACCGCAATGTCATGTGCAGCCCGAACCCTGAGCGATCGGAATTGCATGCCGGTGCCTACGAATTTGCCAAAAAGATACATGAGCATTTAACCCCTGCTACCACAGCCTACCACGAAATATGGCTCGAAAAGCAATTAGTTGCCGGAGGAGAGGAAAGCGAAGACAACGAACCTATTTATGGAAAAACCTACCTGCCGCGTAAATTTAAAATTGCCATTGCTATTCCGCCCGATAACGATACCGATGTGTTTACCAACGACATCGGGCTTATTGCCATTGGCGATAAAAACGGACTTATAGGTTTTAATATTGCCGTAGGTGGCGGCATGGGCACTACTTTTGGCGACGACCGCACCCATCCCCGATTGGCAGATGTTATTGGATATTATAAAAAAGAGGATACCCTAAAAATTGTAGAGGAGATCGTTAAAATACAGCGCGATTTTGGAAACCGCGAGGACCGCAAGGTATCGCGCTTTAAATATACCATTGAGCGCAACGGCCTCGATTGGTTCAAGAATGAGCTGGAGAAACGCAGCGGAATAAAAGCCCTTGAAGCAAAGCCTTTTCAATTTACAACTACCACCGACCGTTATGGATGGGTACAAGCTGCCAACAATACCTGGCACTATACCCTATTCGTAGAAAACGGTCGGGTAAAAGACACCGAAAAAGTGAAAATGAAAACGGCGCTTCGCGAAATAGCCCGCATTCATCAAGGCGATTTCAGGCTTACAGGCAACCAGAATGTGATAATTGGCAATGTGCCCGCTTCTGAAAAGGAAAAAATTACCACACTTCTTCGTAAGTATCAGGTCGATGCAGAGAACAATTTCAGTCCCCTCCGGCTTTCTTCACTGGCCTGTGTGGCGCTTAATACCTGTACCTTAGCACATGCCGAAGCCGAAACTTATCTGCCTTCATTGGTAGATAAAATGGAACTATTGTTAGAAAAACACAAACTCGAAAAACAGGCAATTACCCTGCGTATGACGGGTTGCCCCAACGGATGTGCCCGTCCCTATAATTCTGAAATTGGCCTGGTGGGCCGTGCCCCAGGCATTTACAACCTTTATCTGGGCGGCAGCCACCTTGGTAAAAGGCTGAATGTATTGTACAAAGAAATGCTGAAAGAGGAAGATATTCTTAAGGAATTGGATTCTTTATTTGGGCAATACAGCCTTGAACGTCAGTCGCAAGAAGCTTTTGGCGATTTTGTAATCCGTAGGGGAATTGTGTATATTGGAGAGTTTTAACCCGACAGTTAACCATGAAATACGCAGAAAAAGAAATGAATTTTCTCCCCATAAGTCTTAACATCAGCCACAAGTTGATTGTGATTGTGGGAGGCGGAAGGGTGGCTTATCATAAGATTAAACTACTTCTGCCATTTACCAATCACATTAAGGTAATTGCCCGAGAAGTCTGTCAGGAATTAAGGGATTTGCATATACCCTTTATCGAAAAGGACTATATCGACTCCGATCTCGAAGATGCTTTTCTGGTTTATGCCTGCACTAACATTAAAAACTTGAACGAACAGGTATACCACGATGCCCACAAATTGGGTATTTTGGTGAACGTAGTCGATAATCCACCACTTTGCGATTTTGTGTCTCCCGCCATCTACAAAAAAGATCACATGACCGTGGCCGTGGGGTCTAATGCCCGCGATGTGTATGCTTCCATCCGATGGCGCGACCGTATCCGCAATTACCTGGAAAGTAACCCGGAAGAATGATATTCAAAAAAATCAGTAAAATCCATCCAAACTATATTGAGCCAATCGTAGTATCTTTGACTCCTACTCTATTCTATGACAACACAGCTGCTTACACAAGACGATACTTTGCATAGAAGCCTGGTTCAGCAGATGGCAGAGAAATTTTCTCAAGAAAAATTTTTACCGGCCTATTTGTTGGCTCCTGAAACAACTGAAATAACCAATAAGCATTTGGTATTAGAGCAGTTGCATGACCAGCTGTCTATATTAGACCTCGAAGCATTGCCATTTCCATTGCCCGAAAGCATTAAAGTAGTAGCAATACTTTCTTTCGATAAGAATCAGACCTATGCTGCCCTTTTGGCAAATGAAAGGGTTTTTGCGCATTATGAAAGATTCTGTTACTCATCCATTCAGCACACGTTCGGAAAAGTTTACCTGGTGGGTGCCGGGCAATGCAGCAAGGAGCTGCTTACGATCAAGGCCTATGAATTGCTCCAAAAAGCCGATATAATTTTTTACGACAGCCTCATCGACAACAGCATTCTGGAACTATCTCAAGCCGTAAAGGTGTTTGTTGGCAAGCGGGCTGCCAATCACTTTAAAGACCAGAAAGATATCAACCGATTGCTCTTTGAAGCCGCACTGAAACACTCTACCGTGATACGCCTGAAAGGTGGCGACCCCATGGTTTTTGGACATGCCGGCGAAGAAATTGCCTTTCTCGAAGCCCGCCAGATTCAGGTAGAAACAGTGCCGGGCATAAGCAGTGTATTAGGGGCTGCAGCACTGGCCAACCTACCCTTAACGCTTCGTAACATCAGTAATTCAGTTTCCTTTTGCAGCGGACACGAGCGGTCGAAAATTGAAGTACCCGACACCGATACCATCGTGTATTTTATGGGTGCAGGAAACCTTCGGGCCATTGCCAATGCTCTTCTGGAACACCAAAGGCCACAGGAGACTCCTCTTACCCTATTTTACAACATCGGTGGCCCTGACCAAGAAGTTTTTTATGAGACTATTCAGTCAATATTAAACCACAAAAAAGAATACAAAGCACCCCTGCTGGTCATAGCCGGCGAAGTTGGCAACCGGCATTGCTGGTACCAAGCCTTTCAATACAAACCAAAAATACTCTTTACCGGAACAAACCTTGGCAAATACGCCCATTTAGGGTACGTGTTTCATCAGCCTATGATTGAGCTCAGACCCTTAAAGGATTATACTGAAACAAACCGTGTGATTGAATCTATTGGCAGCTTTACCTGGCTGATTTTTACCAGTATGTATGCGGTAGATTATTTTCTGAAAAGATGGTTTGATCTTGGTAAAGATTCACGAAAACTTGCCCAGGTAAAAATTGCCTCAATCGGAGCGGTAACTACCGGGCGCCTCAGGGAATATGGCCTGCTGCCCGATCTTCAGGCCGCAGACGAATCGTCTGAAGGATTAGTAAGCTTGTTCAGTGAGCATGGCATTAAAGGGGCTAAAATACTGATACCGCGCTCGAACCTGGCTACGAACTTCCTGCCTGACACACTGGAGGAAATGGGCAATCAGGTTGTGAGACTTACGGTTTATGAAAATACATTTCCAGCCAATAACCAAAAAACAGAGGTAGAAAATTTTGATCAGGTAATATTTACATCGCCCTCTTGCGTAGACAATTTTATAAAGGTTTATGGCTCTCTGCCTCAAAAACCCGAAATTATATGCCGCGGAAAAGAAACCCAAAAACGGGTGGAACATTATCGATGAAAACTCATCAATTTCTTTTAAAGTATTGAAATAAAGCCTAAATTTGATTCCTACAAAATTGCTGGTAAATGTTTAGTTTCGGACAGTTTTCGCAATTTCTCCCTTTTGTCATTCTTGCCATCACCACTTTGGCCAGCTATACCACTGTGACCTACTCGCGCCATGCGATGAAAGTAGAAGATGAGGCTTGTGAGCAAAAAGAATTTGTGCTGGATGAAACACCTGAAATTCGGTCCGAAAAAATAGCTTCTTTTTTCCACTCTGATCACAATATAGTCAATCCATTGGATACTAATACAATAACTACTCAGCCAATAAACCAATCTTTCCATGGCATGAGTCCTCCAGGGATGAATAGTTACCTGGTGATGCTTCATAGTCCTGCCCTGCCATTTCTGCGGCCTCCTCCTGTTTGTTACTAGTTTGAAAGTACCTTGCTTTCGTCTTGGTTTTAACCTTGCAAGGTTGAACTTATCGCATTTATTTGTTTTACATAACAGACAGCATTCATGATAGGCGTTCTTGGCATCAACCATAAAACAGCAGCAATCGATATACGCGAAAAGTTTTCCATTCCCTCCGTTCAGGTAGCAGAATTCGGAGAACTTATACTTCAAAAAACCGAAATTACCGAAACGGTGATTCTTTCGACCTGCAACCGCACTGAGATCTATTACTACCATCAAAAAGCCTGCATTAAGCGAACCGACAAAATGCTGCGCGACCTGTTGCACCAGTATAAAAATATCAGCGAAGATTACTCAGAATATTTCTATACCCATTCCAACATCGATGCAGTGAACCACCTCTTCTCTGTTACTTCTGGCTTGGACAGCATGGTGCTTGGCGAAGACCAGATCGTAAACCAGGTAAAAGAGGCTTACTTGTTATGCACCAACCTCGCACTTACCGATGCGGTATTGATGCGTCTGTTTCAAAAGAATTTCGAAACGGCCAAAAAGGTACGAACCGAAACCAATATCCAGCATGGTGCCTCGTCGATTAGCTTTGTAGCCGTAGATAAATGCATGCAGTTGCTCCACAACAACTTAAAAGACAAGAAAGTTTTTATCATTGGAACTGGCAAAACCAGCCGGCTGGTGCTGGAGAAAATGAAAAAACAAGGCGTATCGAACTTTCTTTTTGCCAACCGTACTTTCGAATCGGCTGCACTGTTTGCCGAAAAAAACAATGGCTTTGCGGTAGATTTTGCAGACATTAAAAAGCACCTGAACGATTACGATATTGTAATTACTGCCACTGGTGCCGGCCATGTACTATTCGATAAAAACGATATCCATGGTACGCGGGCACAGGTTTTTATCGATCTGGCTGTTCCCCGCAACATTCACCCCAATGTATGTGAATGGCCCCAAGCAAGACTTATTACCATCGATAACCTGCAGGACGACCTTAAAAATACAGCCAACCTCCGTTACAACAGTCGGAAGGATGCCGAAATAATTATTGACCAGATGAGCGGTGAATTTTTTACCTGGGTCGATAACCGCTCGCTGCGGCCCGTGATAAAGGCTATCACCGAGAACATGCAGAAAATGCATCAGGTCGAAATAGAGGGTTACCGAGGCTGCTACGAGCCAGAAACCCTTAAAGCTATCGACGAGTACGCAGGCAGGCTTACACAGAAATACATTCGTACCCTCATAAAAAAACTTAAGGAATTGAATGAAAATGGCAATGCTGCCCATTCACTCAACATTATTAATCATCTTTTTGAATTCGACCTGAATGATAAATCCGATGTCAGTCAGTGATTTAACTCACATGAATAAACAAATCTTTCGCATCGGAACCCGGGGTAGCAAGTTGGCTATGTACCAGGCCGAAACCGTTAAAGATGCAATCGAACAAAGCTTCACTAAGTTGCAGGTTGAACTCTGTATCATCAAAACCAAAGGCGATATCATTCTCGATACCGCGCTTTCGAAAATTGGCGACAAAGGACTTTTTACGCGCGAAATTGAATTGGCCTTGCTCGATAGAAGCATCGATATTGCAGTGCACAGCCTGAAAGACCTTCCTACCACCCTGCCCGATGGACTGCATCTGGGTGCTGTACTTCCGCGTGGCGAAGTGCGTGATGCACTGGTGCATAAAAAAGGCAAAAAGCTTCACGAACTTAATCACGAAGACCTGATCGCCACTTCAAGTCTCAGGCGCATTGCCAGCTTGAAACACCTTAACCCCAATATACGGATAACCGATATTCGCGGAAATGTGAATACCCGGTTGGAGAAAATGCACAATGGTTTTTGTGACGGAATGATTATGGCTGCAGCAGGCCTGCAAAGACTGGGCTACGAAAAACACATTACCGAACTTATCGAACCGAATCATTTTTACCCGGCGGTGGCTCAAGGGGCTATTGCCATCGAATGCCGGATTGACGATCCTGAATCCAATCAGATGTTACAATCCATTAATCACCCTCACACGATGCTTGCAGTGCAGGCCGAGCGTTCCTTTCTGCAAAACCTCGAGGGTGGCTGCCAGATTCCGGCAGGTTGTTACAGTATAATTGGTAAGCAAACCATACAACTAAAGGCATTTATCGCCTCTCCAGGCGCAGAAGAATACCTTTCGGCTATGGTCGAAGGTACCCACGCCACAGCCCTGGAGCTTGGTAAGCAACTGGCCATGGCACTTAAAAACCTTGGTGGTGCTGAAATAATGAAACAAATAAGAACAAACTAAATAAAAGAGTATGCAATACCCACAACTTCGCATGCGGCGCCTGCGCAAAAATGCATCCATCCGCGATTTGGTGCGTGAAACCAGATTAAGTATGAACGACCTGGTAATGCCCCTGTTTGTGCGACCGGGAGAAGGTATCCGGAACGAAATACGGTCTATGCCCGGCAATTACCAGCAATCGGTCGATAAACTTACCGAAAACTGCGCTTCGCTTTATCAGAAAGGAGTTAAATCGGTTTTGCTTTTCGGCATACCCGAAACCAAAGACGAAACCGGCGAAGTGGCCTGTGGTCATAATAGCATAGTACAACAGGCTATCCGTTCCATTAAGCGCGAGGTGCCGGATTTATATGTGATTGCCGATATTTGCAATTGCGAGTATACTACCCATGGGCATTGCGGTACCATTATCAATGGCGACGTGGACAACGATGCCACCCTGCACACTCTGGCCAAACAAGCCATTTCGCTCTCTGAAGCTGGTGCCGACATGGTAGCACCCAGCGATATGATGGACGGCCGTGTGGGTTTTATCCGTCAGGCCCTCGATTCAAATGGATTTGATAGCATTCCTATAATGGCTTATTCTGCAAAATTTGCTTCAGCCTTCTATGGTCCTTTTCGCGATGCGGCAGAAAGTGCTCCTAAATTTGGCGACCGGAAAACCTACCAGATGGATCCTGCCAACGGCCAGGAAGCATTGCGTGAGATTGAGCTCGATATCATGGAAGGTGCAGATATTGTCATGGTGAAGCCTGCTCTCAGTTACCTCGATGTCATCAAGGAAGTAAAACTCAACTATAACATACCACTGGCA
It contains:
- a CDS encoding assimilatory sulfite reductase (NADPH) flavoprotein subunit translates to MNPTPTISDALDTAQYDLLSKLLNTLSHEQKIWLGGYLSGLNQSTNQLFKLLDQQHPLPGSSNKLSQVPALKILYGTRSGNAQKLAQKAQKKAEAIGIPVELVNLNEYNPKQIKQEKNLLIVVSTDGEGAPPLSAEEFYQFLHSKKAPELNSLKYSVLALGDSSYTHFCKTGRDIDSRLEQLGGTRFFDRIDCDLDFEEAAQQWIEASIKKYATENLPAELEGITLNSRQVLISEANFNKEKPFQATVLTKQLVTGLGSGKEVYHYEISLEDSGLKYTPGDSLGVYSSNHPEMVDLVLRHSKLNEQEKIQIGDKEKTIREALTHHYELTRLTPPLVKAWAVLAESEKLHSFLQDSKKLEEFTWGRDVLDLFELFPIQFDAKTLLSTLRKLQPRLYSIASSQKSNPDEVHITVSAVKYQYNQRNRFGVCSTYLSDQIQEDSLLPIYIDENISFRLPKDPSVPIVMIGAGTGVAPFRAFMQERALNASGGKNWLFFGDRNFATDFLYQTEWQKWHLQKQLNRIDLAFSRDQAEKVYVQHKILKQSKEFYKWIQDGAHIYICGDKNSMARDVKQSILQVIESEGGLKSEKAEAYFNQLRKENRLQEDVY
- a CDS encoding NADPH-dependent assimilatory sulfite reductase hemoprotein subunit gives rise to the protein MSQQEIKLSPVEGIKTRSNYLRGTIRESLIDEITGSIAADDTQLIKFHGIYQQTARELEAERKKQKLEPLYSFMIRVRLPGGFSTPQQWLEMDRLSDTYANGTLKLTTRQAFQFHGVFKKVLKQHIREINNSLLDTIAACGDVNRNVMCSPNPERSELHAGAYEFAKKIHEHLTPATTAYHEIWLEKQLVAGGEESEDNEPIYGKTYLPRKFKIAIAIPPDNDTDVFTNDIGLIAIGDKNGLIGFNIAVGGGMGTTFGDDRTHPRLADVIGYYKKEDTLKIVEEIVKIQRDFGNREDRKVSRFKYTIERNGLDWFKNELEKRSGIKALEAKPFQFTTTTDRYGWVQAANNTWHYTLFVENGRVKDTEKVKMKTALREIARIHQGDFRLTGNQNVIIGNVPASEKEKITTLLRKYQVDAENNFSPLRLSSLACVALNTCTLAHAEAETYLPSLVDKMELLLEKHKLEKQAITLRMTGCPNGCARPYNSEIGLVGRAPGIYNLYLGGSHLGKRLNVLYKEMLKEEDILKELDSLFGQYSLERQSQEAFGDFVIRRGIVYIGEF
- a CDS encoding bifunctional precorrin-2 dehydrogenase/sirohydrochlorin ferrochelatase encodes the protein MKYAEKEMNFLPISLNISHKLIVIVGGGRVAYHKIKLLLPFTNHIKVIAREVCQELRDLHIPFIEKDYIDSDLEDAFLVYACTNIKNLNEQVYHDAHKLGILVNVVDNPPLCDFVSPAIYKKDHMTVAVGSNARDVYASIRWRDRIRNYLESNPEE
- the cobA gene encoding uroporphyrinogen-III C-methyltransferase, yielding MTTQLLTQDDTLHRSLVQQMAEKFSQEKFLPAYLLAPETTEITNKHLVLEQLHDQLSILDLEALPFPLPESIKVVAILSFDKNQTYAALLANERVFAHYERFCYSSIQHTFGKVYLVGAGQCSKELLTIKAYELLQKADIIFYDSLIDNSILELSQAVKVFVGKRAANHFKDQKDINRLLFEAALKHSTVIRLKGGDPMVFGHAGEEIAFLEARQIQVETVPGISSVLGAAALANLPLTLRNISNSVSFCSGHERSKIEVPDTDTIVYFMGAGNLRAIANALLEHQRPQETPLTLFYNIGGPDQEVFYETIQSILNHKKEYKAPLLVIAGEVGNRHCWYQAFQYKPKILFTGTNLGKYAHLGYVFHQPMIELRPLKDYTETNRVIESIGSFTWLIFTSMYAVDYFLKRWFDLGKDSRKLAQVKIASIGAVTTGRLREYGLLPDLQAADESSEGLVSLFSEHGIKGAKILIPRSNLATNFLPDTLEEMGNQVVRLTVYENTFPANNQKTEVENFDQVIFTSPSCVDNFIKVYGSLPQKPEIICRGKETQKRVEHYR
- a CDS encoding glutamyl-tRNA reductase, which encodes MIGVLGINHKTAAIDIREKFSIPSVQVAEFGELILQKTEITETVILSTCNRTEIYYYHQKACIKRTDKMLRDLLHQYKNISEDYSEYFYTHSNIDAVNHLFSVTSGLDSMVLGEDQIVNQVKEAYLLCTNLALTDAVLMRLFQKNFETAKKVRTETNIQHGASSISFVAVDKCMQLLHNNLKDKKVFIIGTGKTSRLVLEKMKKQGVSNFLFANRTFESAALFAEKNNGFAVDFADIKKHLNDYDIVITATGAGHVLFDKNDIHGTRAQVFIDLAVPRNIHPNVCEWPQARLITIDNLQDDLKNTANLRYNSRKDAEIIIDQMSGEFFTWVDNRSLRPVIKAITENMQKMHQVEIEGYRGCYEPETLKAIDEYAGRLTQKYIRTLIKKLKELNENGNAAHSLNIINHLFEFDLNDKSDVSQ
- the hemC gene encoding hydroxymethylbilane synthase, whose product is MNKQIFRIGTRGSKLAMYQAETVKDAIEQSFTKLQVELCIIKTKGDIILDTALSKIGDKGLFTREIELALLDRSIDIAVHSLKDLPTTLPDGLHLGAVLPRGEVRDALVHKKGKKLHELNHEDLIATSSLRRIASLKHLNPNIRITDIRGNVNTRLEKMHNGFCDGMIMAAAGLQRLGYEKHITELIEPNHFYPAVAQGAIAIECRIDDPESNQMLQSINHPHTMLAVQAERSFLQNLEGGCQIPAGCYSIIGKQTIQLKAFIASPGAEEYLSAMVEGTHATALELGKQLAMALKNLGGAEIMKQIRTN
- the hemB gene encoding porphobilinogen synthase: MQYPQLRMRRLRKNASIRDLVRETRLSMNDLVMPLFVRPGEGIRNEIRSMPGNYQQSVDKLTENCASLYQKGVKSVLLFGIPETKDETGEVACGHNSIVQQAIRSIKREVPDLYVIADICNCEYTTHGHCGTIINGDVDNDATLHTLAKQAISLSEAGADMVAPSDMMDGRVGFIRQALDSNGFDSIPIMAYSAKFASAFYGPFRDAAESAPKFGDRKTYQMDPANGQEALREIELDIMEGADIVMVKPALSYLDVIKEVKLNYNIPLAAYNVSGEFSMVKAAAANGWIDEQRIALEILTSIKRAGASIILSYHTQELTGILD